A single Candidatus Fermentibacter sp. DNA region contains:
- a CDS encoding glutaminyl-peptide cyclotransferase — protein MRPFLLGVFVSIQALTACSSPERVPGPAPAGNPPGVAGPGFDAWVAVITDTLEHDRTMFTQGLCFYDGDIYESSGGYGSSRLRRIAWPSMEILEEVVLPDSLFAEGIAIVDDTLCMLTWREGTALRFTVPDLARCGSFSYDGEGWGLAASESLLYMSDGSGTIALRDPSTFVELGSIEVRAGGSVAPFLNELEYRDGVLYANQWGLGTILAIDAATGRVASIMDASGLLDPSGWSGADVLNGIAFDSGGRMILTGKCWPWMFAVEPVTPQRN, from the coding sequence ATGAGACCGTTCCTTCTGGGGGTCTTCGTCTCCATCCAGGCCCTGACAGCCTGCTCCTCCCCGGAGCGGGTTCCCGGTCCGGCTCCTGCAGGAAATCCGCCGGGAGTGGCCGGCCCAGGATTCGATGCATGGGTCGCCGTCATAACAGACACGCTTGAACACGACAGGACAATGTTCACGCAGGGGCTATGCTTCTACGATGGGGACATCTATGAATCTTCAGGTGGCTACGGCTCTTCGCGGCTGAGGCGGATCGCCTGGCCCTCGATGGAGATCCTGGAAGAGGTCGTTCTGCCCGACAGCCTCTTCGCCGAGGGCATCGCGATAGTCGACGACACTCTCTGCATGCTGACCTGGCGCGAGGGCACCGCCCTGCGTTTCACGGTCCCCGATCTCGCGCGGTGCGGATCCTTCTCGTACGATGGCGAGGGATGGGGCCTCGCGGCCTCCGAAAGCCTCCTATACATGAGCGACGGATCGGGGACGATCGCTCTGCGCGATCCCTCGACGTTCGTGGAGCTGGGCTCGATCGAGGTCAGGGCCGGGGGTTCGGTTGCGCCATTCCTCAACGAGCTCGAGTACCGTGACGGGGTTCTCTACGCGAACCAGTGGGGCCTGGGCACCATACTGGCCATAGACGCGGCCACCGGGCGGGTCGCCTCGATCATGGACGCCTCGGGGCTCCTCGACCCCTCCGGATGGTCGGGCGCCGACGTGCTCAACGGCATAGCCTTCGACTCGGGCGGCCGGATGATCCTCACCGGGAAGTGCTGGCCCTGGATGTTCGCCGTCGAGCCGGTCACTCCCCAGCGGAACTGA
- a CDS encoding M48 family metallopeptidase: MTHLLLVLGLVAWGLDDITDIIESDDAQTAIGVVDAFAQAGRGISDSEEYYIGRAVAANILETYTPVGGYPFHSYLNSVGSWTAMNSPKPCTYGGWHFQLLGSTEINAMACPGGTIFITRGLLDQIRDEDELACVLAHEIAHVCLSHGMGTVQQARWVQAFSVAGMAGAERFGSQEVQEAADSYGDVTADITEALVTKGYSREAESSADSLAAIIAANAGYDPAGLSRVLGRMAAVSGRSGPGFWQTHPSPEDRMEELEDVEGGQTPGYEARKARFEEALATAGSPAAYSAPGSHSSSTGSSGSGSRGGSSGGSSGGSSGGRSR, encoded by the coding sequence ATGACGCACCTCCTCCTGGTGCTCGGCCTCGTGGCATGGGGCCTGGACGACATCACCGACATCATCGAGAGCGATGACGCGCAGACGGCGATCGGCGTCGTGGACGCCTTCGCGCAGGCCGGGCGCGGGATATCCGACAGCGAGGAGTACTACATCGGCCGTGCGGTGGCCGCGAACATCCTGGAGACCTACACGCCGGTGGGCGGGTACCCCTTCCATTCCTATCTCAACTCCGTGGGCTCCTGGACGGCCATGAACTCGCCAAAGCCCTGCACGTACGGCGGCTGGCACTTCCAGCTCCTCGGCTCGACCGAGATCAACGCCATGGCCTGCCCCGGGGGAACGATCTTCATCACCCGGGGGCTCCTCGACCAGATCCGCGACGAGGACGAGCTCGCGTGCGTCCTGGCCCACGAGATAGCTCACGTCTGCCTCAGCCACGGCATGGGCACGGTGCAGCAGGCCCGCTGGGTGCAGGCCTTCTCTGTCGCCGGGATGGCCGGTGCCGAGAGGTTCGGCTCCCAGGAGGTCCAGGAGGCCGCCGACAGCTACGGCGACGTGACCGCAGACATCACGGAGGCTCTCGTGACCAAGGGCTACTCACGCGAGGCGGAGTCCTCTGCAGACAGCCTTGCAGCCATCATCGCCGCGAATGCAGGATACGATCCCGCCGGCCTTTCCCGGGTGCTCGGCAGGATGGCGGCCGTCTCCGGGCGCAGCGGTCCGGGCTTCTGGCAGACCCATCCCTCCCCCGAGGACAGGATGGAGGAGCTGGAGGACGTCGAAGGCGGCCAGACCCCCGGATACGAGGCCAGGAAGGCCCGGTTCGAGGAAGCCCTGGCGACCGCGGGTTCGCCTGCGGCCTACTCGGCGCCGGGCTCCCACTCCTCCTCGACGGGATCATCGGGCAGCGGCTCCAGGGGTGGCTCGAGCGGAGGCTCCTCCGGCGGGTCCTCCGGAGGAAGGTCCAGATAG
- a CDS encoding SH3 domain-containing protein: MAVLALMLALLASDTALSAGDEATVKVMRQYVFPSPAFYAQPIAELELGQVLTVLEVGNQWFRVSVSSSLSGWVHATALTSASAGSGSVQSGSGSVTQDEVTLAGRGFNSDVEAQYESDNPSLDFEAVDRIEAFEITEAFMNAFLADGGLVDPALLPEVSGEAPQTPPAGGTPRGGSR, encoded by the coding sequence ATGGCTGTTCTGGCGCTGATGCTGGCACTGCTCGCCTCCGATACGGCCCTATCGGCCGGCGACGAGGCAACCGTGAAGGTGATGAGGCAGTATGTCTTCCCGTCGCCTGCCTTCTATGCCCAGCCCATCGCGGAGCTGGAGCTCGGGCAGGTGCTGACGGTCCTCGAAGTCGGCAACCAGTGGTTCAGGGTCTCGGTCTCGTCATCCCTGAGCGGATGGGTGCACGCCACGGCGCTGACCTCGGCTTCGGCGGGGTCGGGCTCTGTCCAGTCGGGCTCCGGTTCCGTCACCCAGGACGAGGTCACGCTCGCCGGCAGGGGCTTCAACTCCGACGTTGAGGCGCAGTACGAGAGCGACAACCCCTCTCTCGACTTCGAGGCGGTCGACAGGATCGAGGCCTTCGAGATCACCGAGGCATTCATGAACGCCTTCCTGGCCGACGGCGGGCTGGTCGACCCGGCACTGCTGCCCGAAGTCTCCGGAGAGGCGCCCCAGACTCCGCCCGCGGGCGGGACCCCGAGGGGGGGATCGAGATGA
- a CDS encoding adenylate/guanylate cyclase domain-containing protein — protein MGLDRRLARIPFPLRLVALAAVCAVVLLPISRLGFVQSLENRTLDLRFKAQPTPPDPSIIIVTVDGGSLERLPWLGWPWPRQLYGDCLGVLRRWGASVVAFDVLYDLPSLYGTADDEALGDSAEAFGSAVFAVALQKRDGRPIPASAIMPVEGSWPGLDSAWTSTPPFDPILEGAAALGNVSAVPDADGVFRRVGVFTDTPDGPVPCLALAAAWLSAGRPPVSLEPGLLSIGNARIPLDEDYRMILRFRGPTATFRYVPIADLLEAVQAEASGQPSPVDPAIFRNAIVFVGYTAPGLYDLKPTPYSAICPGVEVHANTADNILAGVALRRPGTQVSLACALVVALLCAGAFLLGRSVLLQGAAGLAVLAAWSGAAFLAFSQNIWLEAVYPLSAGAAALLAGSILSYGNANRQRKEIRAAFSQYLSPTVVEQLSRRPELLVLGGEQKVMTAYFSDLAGFTSFSEKLSPPELVHLLNRYLGMMTDTILEHGGTLDKYIGDAIVAFWNAPLPCGDHAAAACRAVLAMRDSLADLNAVLSAEGLPELKPRTGLNTGLMTVGNMGSSRRFDYTMMGSSVNLASRLEGVNKAYRTRIMASRATVEAAGDGFVFRELDSIRVVGQKTPVDIFELLGYRGLVPEETMRTAALYAEALAVYRALGFERAAAMFDSLAAAGDGASSVMAKRSAEFAGRSPAEGWGGVFDMTSK, from the coding sequence ATGGGCCTCGATCGCCGGCTCGCCAGGATCCCCTTCCCGCTGAGGCTGGTCGCGCTCGCGGCGGTCTGCGCGGTCGTGCTCCTTCCCATTTCCAGGCTCGGCTTCGTGCAGTCTCTCGAGAACCGTACGCTCGACCTGAGGTTCAAGGCCCAGCCCACGCCGCCCGATCCCTCCATCATCATCGTGACGGTCGACGGCGGATCGCTCGAGCGCCTGCCATGGCTCGGCTGGCCGTGGCCGAGGCAGCTCTACGGCGACTGCCTGGGCGTCCTCCGGCGCTGGGGCGCCAGCGTGGTGGCCTTCGATGTTCTCTACGACCTCCCGTCGCTGTACGGGACGGCCGACGACGAAGCCCTCGGCGACAGCGCGGAGGCCTTCGGGAGCGCAGTCTTCGCCGTGGCCCTGCAGAAGCGTGACGGCAGGCCGATACCCGCAAGTGCCATCATGCCCGTGGAGGGAAGCTGGCCGGGTCTCGACTCGGCGTGGACCAGCACTCCCCCGTTCGACCCCATCCTCGAGGGCGCCGCGGCCCTCGGCAACGTCTCTGCCGTCCCCGACGCCGACGGGGTGTTCAGGAGGGTGGGAGTCTTCACCGACACCCCCGACGGACCTGTTCCATGCCTCGCCCTTGCAGCGGCATGGCTCTCCGCCGGCAGGCCTCCGGTCTCCCTGGAGCCCGGCCTTCTCTCGATAGGGAACGCCCGGATACCGCTCGACGAGGACTACAGGATGATCCTCAGGTTCAGGGGGCCCACGGCCACATTCAGATACGTGCCGATAGCCGATCTGCTCGAGGCCGTCCAGGCCGAGGCCTCCGGGCAGCCATCCCCCGTCGACCCCGCGATTTTCCGCAACGCCATAGTGTTCGTCGGCTACACCGCGCCGGGTCTGTACGACCTCAAGCCCACTCCCTACTCGGCCATCTGCCCCGGGGTCGAGGTCCACGCCAATACGGCGGACAACATCCTCGCGGGCGTGGCCCTCAGGAGGCCGGGCACGCAGGTGTCCCTGGCGTGCGCTCTTGTTGTTGCTCTCCTGTGTGCCGGAGCCTTCCTCCTGGGCAGGTCGGTCCTGCTCCAGGGCGCGGCCGGCCTCGCCGTTCTCGCGGCATGGTCCGGCGCGGCATTCCTCGCATTCTCGCAGAACATCTGGCTCGAGGCGGTCTATCCGCTCTCGGCGGGAGCGGCCGCCCTCCTGGCCGGCAGCATCCTCTCGTACGGGAACGCCAACAGGCAGCGGAAGGAGATCAGGGCCGCGTTCTCCCAGTACCTTTCGCCCACGGTCGTCGAGCAGCTCTCCAGGCGCCCCGAGCTCCTGGTCCTCGGGGGCGAGCAGAAGGTCATGACGGCCTACTTCTCCGATCTCGCGGGCTTCACCTCATTCTCCGAGAAGCTCTCCCCGCCGGAGCTCGTGCACCTGCTGAACCGCTACCTGGGCATGATGACCGACACGATCCTCGAGCACGGGGGAACGCTGGACAAGTACATCGGCGACGCGATAGTCGCATTCTGGAACGCCCCCCTGCCGTGCGGGGACCATGCCGCGGCAGCCTGCAGGGCCGTGCTCGCGATGAGGGACTCGCTGGCCGATCTGAACGCTGTGCTGTCGGCCGAGGGCCTGCCCGAGCTGAAGCCCCGGACGGGGCTCAACACCGGCCTGATGACGGTGGGCAACATGGGGTCGTCGCGCAGGTTCGACTACACGATGATGGGCAGCTCGGTGAACCTCGCCTCGAGGCTCGAGGGCGTCAACAAGGCCTACCGCACCCGCATCATGGCCTCGAGGGCCACGGTGGAGGCCGCGGGCGACGGGTTCGTCTTCCGCGAGCTCGATTCCATCCGTGTGGTCGGACAGAAGACCCCCGTGGACATATTCGAGCTCCTTGGCTATCGTGGACTGGTTCCTGAAGAGACGATGCGGACAGCCGCGCTCTACGCCGAGGCCCTGGCGGTCTACCGGGCATTGGGGTTCGAGCGCGCGGCCGCCATGTTCGATTCACTCGCCGCGGCAGGGGACGGTGCGTCCTCCGTCATGGCGAAGCGTAGCGCCGAATTCGCCGGCAGATCCCCCGCGGAGGGCTGGGGCGGCGTGTTCGACATGACATCCAAGTGA
- a CDS encoding HD domain-containing phosphohydrolase yields the protein MDGDAGRLGSIFRILKAINRVRSLDALLTLLARETSESIGAERSTVFIFDRARNALWSVVAEGLDRQIWLDADHGLAGHVLRTGSTLLTPDVSLDSRFDSSVDRSTGFTTRNALTVPIRDTRGEVTGVFQAVNKRGGVFTPEDADFLEAVAAEAGVTIENVSLYEKRRRMLESLIQALAYSIEARDPMTAGHSGNVMKYAGGISRAMGLPAGVVREIEYAALLHDYGKIGVPDAILRKPDPLDPAETEVMRSHVEQTGRILNAIEFEEDLESVARFALEHHERMDGTGYPSGLPGDAISLGGRIIAVADVFEALTAKRHYRDPMNVMDALAAIRREAGTSFDPAVVQALESYLYGGSRNS from the coding sequence ATGGACGGGGATGCAGGGCGCCTCGGTTCGATATTCAGGATCCTCAAGGCCATAAACAGGGTTCGGAGCCTCGACGCGCTCCTGACCCTCCTGGCGAGGGAGACATCCGAATCGATAGGCGCCGAGCGCTCCACCGTATTCATCTTCGACAGGGCCAGGAACGCACTCTGGTCGGTGGTTGCCGAAGGCCTCGACAGGCAGATCTGGCTCGACGCCGACCACGGGCTCGCCGGACATGTCCTCCGCACGGGCAGTACGCTGCTGACACCGGACGTCTCGCTCGATTCGCGCTTCGACTCCTCGGTGGACCGCTCCACCGGGTTCACGACGCGGAACGCACTCACCGTGCCGATCCGCGACACCCGCGGAGAAGTGACCGGAGTCTTCCAGGCCGTGAACAAGCGGGGCGGCGTCTTCACGCCGGAGGATGCCGACTTCCTGGAGGCCGTGGCCGCCGAGGCGGGCGTCACTATCGAGAACGTATCCCTGTACGAGAAGAGGCGGCGCATGCTCGAATCCCTCATACAGGCGCTCGCATACTCGATCGAGGCGCGGGACCCCATGACGGCCGGCCACAGCGGGAACGTGATGAAGTATGCCGGCGGCATCTCCAGGGCCATGGGCCTGCCGGCGGGGGTGGTGAGGGAGATAGAGTACGCCGCCCTGCTCCACGACTACGGCAAGATCGGCGTGCCCGACGCCATCCTGCGCAAGCCCGACCCGCTCGATCCCGCCGAGACCGAGGTGATGCGGAGCCACGTGGAGCAGACCGGGAGGATACTGAACGCCATAGAGTTCGAGGAGGACCTGGAATCGGTGGCGAGGTTCGCCCTCGAGCACCACGAGAGGATGGACGGGACGGGCTATCCTTCGGGGCTCCCGGGCGACGCGATTTCGCTCGGGGGAAGGATCATCGCGGTGGCCGACGTGTTCGAGGCGCTCACCGCCAAGAGGCACTACCGCGACCCCATGAACGTGATGGACGCGCTCGCAGCGATCCGTCGGGAAGCGGGGACCTCGTTCGATCCGGCGGTGGTGCAGGCGCTCGAATCCTATCTGTACGGCGGCTCCCGGAACTCCTGA
- a CDS encoding MFS transporter, which translates to MSTAKRYLDGLGAFSRNARLFIWGGLFNGLGMSVFSLLFNLYLKEQSFTETSIGQILAAGSLGAAIAAVPAALVLERVRTKLVLVWSTILSCACYVLMVLAGDVPMIRLMSLSATMFVTFYRIASSPFLMAESGEGERIYVFSVNSAVGMLSSLMGFLFGGMLPGLFTVTGLAGSAAAAQEYSLYFAVAASLLAIIPFSRIEGDSPAPRAPGGLIHKLKSYDWNVIRRLMIPKIFVGLGAGLVIPFMNLYFRNEFGLDPPRIGFYFSLMQVGLFLGMLSAPILTRRYGMVGSIVLTELLSVPFMLVLALTRNLALAVSAFVMRGMLMNMNLPISANFEMEIQKPEDRPFTNAVSAIAWNGSMTLSAAAGGAIIDRYSFAFSFYVTIVFYLLSAGSYYLLLGRRGGGRGAAPSAA; encoded by the coding sequence GTGAGCACCGCGAAGAGATACCTCGATGGGCTGGGAGCCTTCTCGCGCAACGCCCGGCTCTTCATCTGGGGCGGGCTGTTCAACGGCCTGGGGATGTCCGTCTTCAGCCTGCTCTTCAATCTGTACCTCAAGGAGCAGTCGTTCACAGAGACCTCGATCGGGCAGATCCTGGCCGCGGGCTCCCTCGGGGCCGCGATCGCCGCCGTGCCGGCCGCCCTGGTGCTGGAGCGCGTGCGGACCAAGCTCGTCCTGGTCTGGTCGACAATCCTCTCGTGCGCCTGCTACGTACTGATGGTCCTGGCGGGCGACGTGCCGATGATCCGCCTCATGAGCCTCTCGGCGACCATGTTCGTCACCTTCTACAGGATCGCTTCGTCGCCCTTCCTCATGGCCGAGAGCGGAGAGGGCGAGAGGATCTACGTCTTCAGCGTGAACTCGGCCGTGGGGATGCTTTCGAGCCTGATGGGATTCCTCTTCGGCGGGATGCTCCCGGGGCTCTTCACTGTCACGGGCCTGGCCGGCAGCGCCGCAGCCGCGCAGGAGTACTCGCTCTACTTCGCCGTGGCGGCCAGCCTGCTCGCGATCATCCCCTTCTCGCGCATAGAGGGCGACTCCCCCGCTCCGCGGGCGCCCGGAGGCCTGATACACAAGCTGAAGTCCTACGACTGGAACGTGATCCGACGGCTGATGATCCCGAAGATCTTCGTGGGCCTGGGCGCGGGCCTGGTGATCCCCTTCATGAACCTGTACTTCAGGAACGAGTTCGGGCTGGATCCGCCGAGGATCGGCTTCTACTTCTCGCTGATGCAGGTGGGCCTCTTCCTGGGGATGCTCTCGGCCCCCATCCTGACCCGGAGATACGGGATGGTGGGGAGCATCGTGCTGACCGAGCTGCTCTCGGTCCCGTTCATGCTGGTGCTGGCCCTCACGAGGAACCTGGCCCTGGCGGTCTCGGCCTTCGTGATGAGGGGCATGCTTATGAACATGAACCTGCCGATATCCGCCAACTTCGAGATGGAGATCCAGAAGCCGGAGGACAGGCCCTTCACCAATGCCGTGTCGGCCATCGCCTGGAACGGGTCGATGACCCTGAGCGCGGCCGCGGGCGGCGCGATAATCGACAGGTACTCCTTCGCCTTCTCGTTCTACGTCACGATAGTCTTCTACCTGCTGTCGGCGGGTTCCTACTACCTGCTGCTGGGAAGGCGCGGAGGCGGGAGAGGGGCCGCTCCGTCCGCGGCGTGA
- a CDS encoding DMT family transporter → MDEKRKAALFLSAGTVMWGSTFLVAKALFASMSPGVLLAARFIVAAAVLAPFAAASARRAPSGTPPLSRIVMPSILLGLSLLGGYAFQLAGLRQTGPGKSAFITSLYVAIAPFVSWPLCGRRPRLVHFASVGIALAGVWLLADPSGGIGTGDLLTAASAVFWAVEIALIDRLWIPGRSMEITAGMLSVVALGSLALIPVMGGFTMDPNPGALAGLLYLSVFATSMLMYWQIRWQPSLGGAVSSLIYIGEAVVAAAGGAILLGERLSPAGWIGCALVIASILLAFSRELAGGGAR, encoded by the coding sequence ATGGACGAGAAGCGCAAGGCGGCGCTGTTCCTCTCGGCGGGGACAGTGATGTGGGGCTCCACCTTCCTGGTGGCGAAGGCCCTCTTCGCGTCCATGTCCCCAGGGGTGCTGCTCGCGGCGAGGTTCATCGTCGCCGCCGCCGTCCTGGCGCCCTTCGCGGCCGCTTCGGCCAGGCGCGCGCCGTCCGGGACGCCCCCCCTCTCCCGGATAGTCATGCCCTCCATCCTGCTCGGCCTCTCCCTCCTGGGAGGGTACGCCTTCCAGCTCGCCGGGCTCCGGCAGACCGGGCCGGGCAAGTCGGCCTTCATCACCTCGCTCTACGTAGCCATAGCCCCGTTCGTCTCGTGGCCGCTCTGCGGCAGGAGGCCGCGGCTCGTCCACTTCGCCTCCGTGGGCATCGCTCTCGCCGGCGTGTGGCTCCTGGCCGACCCCTCCGGCGGCATAGGGACGGGCGACCTCCTCACGGCCGCGAGCGCTGTGTTCTGGGCCGTCGAGATCGCCCTGATCGACAGGCTGTGGATCCCCGGCCGCTCGATGGAGATAACGGCCGGGATGCTCTCGGTGGTCGCCCTCGGATCCCTCGCGCTGATCCCCGTCATGGGCGGGTTCACGATGGACCCGAACCCCGGCGCGCTCGCAGGCCTGCTGTACCTTTCGGTCTTCGCGACGAGCATGCTGATGTACTGGCAGATCCGCTGGCAGCCGAGCCTCGGCGGCGCCGTCTCCTCGCTCATCTACATCGGCGAGGCGGTCGTCGCCGCGGCCGGGGGCGCGATCCTCCTGGGCGAGAGGCTCTCCCCCGCGGGATGGATCGGCTGCGCCCTGGTGATCGCCTCCATACTGCTGGCGTTCAGCCGCGAGCTCGCGGGCGGGGGCGCACGGTGA
- a CDS encoding SGNH/GDSL hydrolase family protein, which yields MTERHEPEKPVRDGNAARYSSLVRAVAAVSGSLMIAAALAADLIGLSVQGGFSRNQILMMAAGLLLIAASMLGRRFPRVYNAAGVILLNTLVALLLIEIISLMAMKIWNPREMAVRAIKEQVANLSQEEVSVVLGHYVSYLVWKADPLQQGEESTDERGFRNTSYLSTDPDAYEIFMFGGSAMWGLGVPDSCTIASLLQRRFNESLDIPVRISNYGQISWVSTQELICLMMELRDGARPDLVIFYDGFNDVWSSYQNGTAGEHQNLPQLRSRIEGTEILMIRSNLPKLIFESTNLALLMRLVRTDGTLRQEPVEIATYRTMGVDVHALAESTYAVYSRNMDMAASLGSQYGFDCLFLWQPCIYCGDKTLTPHEQEILECGSEFFRAGGYSAWMELVTLTDDQVEAAVHSRNQHIDLSGVLDYTREECYSDFAGCHLNPFGNAVVADSLACLIRDLGSIHAVMPERAETPL from the coding sequence GTGACAGAAAGACATGAACCGGAGAAACCAGTTCGGGATGGAAATGCCGCACGCTACTCCTCTCTTGTCAGGGCTGTCGCCGCTGTCTCCGGTTCCCTCATGATCGCAGCCGCTCTTGCCGCCGACCTCATCGGGCTGAGCGTGCAGGGCGGATTCAGCAGGAACCAGATCCTCATGATGGCTGCAGGGCTGCTGCTGATCGCAGCTTCCATGCTGGGCAGGAGATTCCCCCGGGTCTACAATGCTGCGGGAGTCATCCTCCTGAACACACTCGTCGCACTGCTCCTCATCGAGATCATCTCGCTCATGGCCATGAAGATCTGGAATCCCAGGGAGATGGCGGTGCGGGCGATCAAGGAGCAGGTAGCAAATCTGTCCCAAGAGGAAGTCTCCGTTGTTCTCGGGCACTATGTCTCCTACCTGGTCTGGAAGGCCGATCCGCTCCAGCAGGGAGAGGAATCGACGGACGAGCGCGGATTCCGGAACACCTCATACCTAAGCACGGACCCCGATGCATACGAGATCTTCATGTTCGGCGGGTCGGCGATGTGGGGCCTCGGAGTGCCGGACTCCTGCACGATCGCATCCCTGCTCCAGAGACGGTTCAACGAATCGCTCGACATCCCCGTGAGGATATCGAACTACGGCCAGATCTCGTGGGTCTCCACCCAGGAGCTGATATGCCTGATGATGGAGCTGCGGGACGGCGCAAGACCCGATCTGGTCATCTTCTACGACGGATTCAACGACGTGTGGAGTTCGTATCAGAACGGAACGGCCGGGGAGCACCAGAACCTCCCCCAGTTGCGGAGCAGGATCGAGGGTACCGAAATACTGATGATCCGGAGCAACCTGCCGAAACTGATCTTCGAAAGCACGAACCTGGCACTCCTGATGAGGCTGGTACGCACCGATGGGACGCTCAGGCAGGAACCGGTCGAGATCGCGACCTACAGGACCATGGGAGTGGACGTTCATGCCCTCGCCGAGAGCACATATGCCGTATATTCGAGGAACATGGACATGGCTGCATCGCTCGGCAGCCAGTACGGGTTCGACTGCCTGTTTCTGTGGCAACCCTGCATCTACTGTGGTGACAAGACACTGACCCCGCATGAGCAGGAAATCCTGGAGTGCGGATCGGAGTTCTTCCGGGCGGGGGGGTACTCAGCATGGATGGAACTGGTCACCCTGACAGATGATCAAGTTGAGGCAGCTGTGCATTCCCGGAATCAACATATCGATCTCTCTGGCGTTCTGGACTACACCAGGGAGGAGTGCTACAGTGACTTCGCCGGCTGCCATCTGAACCCGTTCGGGAATGCCGTCGTCGCGGATTCCCTGGCCTGTCTGATCCGCGACCTGGGTTCGATACATGCAGTCATGCCGGAAAGGGCGGAAACGCCCCTCTGA